In the Synergistaceae bacterium genome, one interval contains:
- a CDS encoding Coenzyme F420 hydrogenase/dehydrogenase, beta subunit C-terminal domain, protein MITITDKEKCCGCSACMNICPVNAIEMTPDSQGFLYPSANAKICIECGKCEAVCPILNPEKESAFEQEAYIIQHKDPEILKDSTSGGAFTAVAESILEKGGVVFGAGYGENFRVIHRCAENSGELHAFRNSKYVQSDKERTFSEARKFLREGRHVLFSGTPCEVEGLLKFLGSESESPLLITVDIVCHAVPSPAVWNAYLNIIGAENVRDLRFRDKDKYGYLYSQFAAVRENSRTVYEGIETNIMMRAFFSNVCDRPSCYSCRFRKRYRRSDITLWDCWDVSKFSSQGSKFNQNAGVTRALVHSQRGREIMTDALKFCLYDRISAEDAVRFDANEMFNPVPKDEERYAKFWDSFGHDPEGTLRRFFPRTLRTRLESFLRRVAFRTGIYSFVRKMYKKLFGSRRR, encoded by the coding sequence ATGATAACTATCACCGACAAGGAAAAATGCTGCGGCTGTTCGGCGTGTATGAACATCTGCCCCGTGAACGCAATAGAAATGACTCCCGACAGTCAGGGCTTCCTTTACCCGTCAGCAAACGCAAAAATCTGCATTGAGTGCGGAAAATGTGAGGCCGTCTGCCCAATCCTTAACCCCGAAAAAGAGTCAGCCTTTGAGCAGGAAGCGTACATCATTCAGCACAAAGACCCCGAAATCCTCAAAGACAGCACATCAGGAGGAGCATTTACGGCGGTTGCGGAGTCGATTCTTGAGAAGGGCGGAGTCGTATTCGGAGCGGGCTACGGGGAAAATTTCAGGGTGATTCACAGGTGCGCGGAAAACTCCGGGGAGCTTCACGCTTTCAGGAATAGCAAATATGTTCAGAGCGACAAAGAACGGACATTCAGCGAGGCGCGGAAATTCCTGCGGGAAGGAAGGCACGTTCTCTTCAGCGGGACTCCCTGCGAGGTTGAAGGCTTGCTGAAATTTCTGGGAAGTGAAAGCGAGTCGCCACTGCTGATTACAGTTGATATTGTCTGTCATGCCGTGCCGTCTCCGGCTGTGTGGAATGCGTATCTCAATATCATCGGTGCTGAGAATGTGAGAGACCTGCGATTCAGGGACAAAGATAAATACGGCTACCTTTACTCACAGTTTGCGGCTGTCAGGGAAAATTCGCGCACGGTTTATGAGGGCATAGAAACAAACATAATGATGAGGGCGTTTTTCTCGAACGTCTGCGACCGCCCATCGTGCTATTCGTGCAGATTCAGGAAACGTTACAGGAGAAGTGATATTACGCTCTGGGACTGCTGGGATGTCTCAAAGTTCAGCAGTCAGGGCAGTAAGTTTAATCAGAATGCCGGAGTCACACGGGCTTTAGTGCATTCGCAAAGAGGCAGGGAAATTATGACTGACGCGCTGAAGTTCTGCCTTTATGACAGGATAAGCGCAGAAGATGCCGTGCGTTTCGATGCCAACGAAATGTTTAACCCTGTTCCGAAAGACGAGGAGCGTTACGCAAAATTCTGGGACTCATTCGGCCATGACCCTGAAGGGACGCTGAGAAGATTTTTCCCGCGAACATTAAGGACGAGGCTTGAGTCATTTCTCAGGAGAGTCGCATTCAGAACGGGGATATACTCATTTGTGAGGAAGATGTACAAGAAACTTTTCGGTTCACGCAGGAGGTAA
- a CDS encoding polysaccharide pyruvyl transferase family protein, with product MPGKILLALGDYGNNYGTVLQAFATYRKISDMGYDAEAIDFTNLKKSIRNRKLRYFAGKIFDASVIQDKGRIAVSKIYKLFNPEYRRGHSRRGKLFDTFRREMIKHSRPFQSWDDLSESCRQYSAVLIGSDQLWLPSQIAADFFTLNFVPDEIKRISYASSFGVSYVEKAQEDKARKFLSRINHLSVREKSGQEIVKRLTGRDAELVCDPTLLLTADEWNTALVNRSSIEQGRGDYVFCYFLGVNDWQRKFVRALADKLGLPVIALPNLDQYIPYDNSGWAEEMPYDISPSDFLRLLKNAAYVCTDSFHGTMFSLIFGKKFFTFRRFPGKETLSTNTRIESAAENFGIKSRLAAENDTVDSMLARELDFQSVQKRIHDFRESSLKFLRESLEAHS from the coding sequence ATGCCCGGAAAAATTCTGCTTGCCCTAGGGGATTACGGCAACAATTACGGCACAGTCCTTCAGGCGTTCGCGACATACAGGAAAATTTCTGACATGGGTTATGACGCAGAAGCGATAGACTTCACCAACCTGAAAAAATCCATACGCAACAGAAAATTACGGTACTTTGCCGGAAAAATATTCGATGCCTCTGTCATTCAGGACAAAGGAAGAATCGCCGTCAGCAAAATTTACAAGCTCTTCAACCCTGAATACAGGCGCGGACATTCACGGAGGGGAAAACTTTTCGACACCTTTCGCCGTGAGATGATAAAACATTCTCGGCCGTTTCAGTCGTGGGATGACCTTTCGGAATCATGCCGCCAATATTCAGCCGTCCTTATCGGAAGCGATCAGCTCTGGCTTCCTTCACAGATAGCCGCCGATTTCTTCACGCTGAATTTTGTTCCCGATGAGATAAAGCGAATCTCATACGCTTCAAGCTTCGGAGTCTCTTACGTCGAGAAAGCCCAGGAAGACAAAGCCCGAAAATTTCTGTCGCGCATAAATCATCTCTCTGTCCGCGAAAAATCCGGGCAGGAAATCGTGAAGAGACTCACAGGCCGGGACGCTGAATTAGTCTGCGACCCTACACTCCTTCTTACCGCTGATGAGTGGAATACGGCACTAGTCAACCGTAGTTCTATTGAACAGGGGAGAGGGGATTACGTTTTTTGTTACTTTCTCGGCGTAAATGATTGGCAGAGGAAATTTGTACGTGCGCTTGCGGACAAACTCGGCCTCCCAGTTATCGCGCTTCCGAATCTGGATCAGTACATTCCTTACGACAATAGCGGGTGGGCTGAAGAGATGCCCTATGACATTTCGCCTTCAGATTTTCTCCGGCTTCTGAAAAACGCTGCGTATGTCTGCACGGATTCATTTCACGGGACAATGTTCTCGCTGATTTTCGGCAAGAAATTTTTCACGTTCAGGCGTTTTCCGGGCAAAGAAACTCTGTCGACAAACACACGCATTGAGTCAGCAGCGGAAAATTTCGGAATAAAAAGCAGGCTCGCGGCGGAAAATGATACTGTTGATTCCATGCTTGCGCGTGAGCTTGACTTTCAGTCGGTGCAAAAGAGGATTCACGATTTCCGGGAGTCCTCGCTGAAATTCCTGCGCGAATCATTGGAGGCTCACTCATGA
- a CDS encoding PTS glucose transporter subunit IIA, giving the protein MPLFGFSKKEPAPVVFPAVLSSPAAGDFVPMSAIKDEAFSGGALGQCIGVKPSDGNIVAPIDGIISEVTDTAHAVVIMAGEIEVLIHAGIHTVNMKGEGFRNHIRLGQVVNRGDILLEMDLWKVRNSGYDDTVIMAVSNSKDFAKVEALVTAGKVTTGDSVMKVSK; this is encoded by the coding sequence ATGCCGTTATTCGGTTTCAGCAAGAAAGAGCCTGCCCCCGTAGTTTTCCCCGCCGTGTTAAGCTCGCCCGCCGCCGGGGATTTCGTGCCGATGTCAGCCATTAAGGATGAGGCGTTCTCAGGAGGCGCGCTCGGACAGTGCATAGGGGTAAAGCCCTCGGACGGGAACATAGTCGCGCCCATTGACGGAATAATCTCGGAGGTTACCGACACAGCACACGCGGTTGTAATCATGGCCGGAGAAATCGAGGTATTAATTCACGCAGGTATTCACACGGTCAACATGAAAGGCGAGGGCTTCAGGAATCACATCAGGCTCGGCCAAGTAGTGAATCGCGGGGATATTCTGCTTGAGATGGATTTGTGGAAGGTCAGAAATTCGGGGTACGATGACACGGTGATAATGGCCGTCTCGAACTCAAAGGACTTTGCGAAAGTTGAAGCACTCGTTACGGCGGGAAAGGTAACAACCGGGGACAGCGTTATGAAGGTCAGCAAGTAA
- the asd gene encoding aspartate-semialdehyde dehydrogenase, with the protein MQKKLSVGVLGATGMVGQRFIQILHNHPWFDVKVIAASPNSKGKTYAEAMTGRWLLDEPIPENVKGLVLRDVNDVKSVADDVDFVFSAVNLTKDEIKKIEEDYARTETPVVSNNSAHRWTPDVPMIVPEINPNHAEIIPVQKKRLGTSRGFIAVKPNCSLQSYVPAFAAWKEFEPYEAIVTTYQAISGAGKNFTTWPEMVGNVIPYIGGEEEKSEKEPLRIFGHIEGGAIVPAKEPSISAQCIRIPVLYGHTAAAFVKFRKKPDSKEQLIDLLNNFAGIPQREKLPTAPAQFIKYMEEDNRPQVALDVNYGGGMGVTIGRLRPDTIYDWKFVGLSHNTLRGAAGGAVECAELLVNMKYIEAK; encoded by the coding sequence TTGCAGAAAAAGTTATCCGTTGGAGTCCTGGGTGCTACCGGGATGGTAGGACAGCGATTTATTCAGATACTCCACAATCACCCGTGGTTTGATGTGAAAGTCATAGCCGCTTCCCCTAACAGCAAGGGAAAAACTTACGCTGAGGCCATGACAGGAAGATGGCTTCTCGATGAGCCTATCCCCGAAAATGTGAAGGGACTCGTTCTCCGTGATGTGAATGATGTGAAGTCGGTCGCAGATGATGTAGATTTCGTGTTCAGTGCGGTCAACCTCACGAAAGACGAGATAAAGAAAATTGAGGAGGATTACGCCCGCACAGAAACCCCGGTAGTGTCGAACAACTCCGCTCACAGATGGACACCCGATGTACCGATGATAGTCCCCGAAATCAATCCCAATCACGCAGAAATCATCCCCGTGCAGAAAAAGAGACTCGGCACTTCCCGCGGATTCATTGCCGTAAAGCCGAACTGCTCGCTTCAGTCATATGTTCCTGCGTTCGCGGCGTGGAAGGAGTTTGAACCGTATGAAGCAATCGTTACGACATATCAGGCGATTTCAGGGGCGGGCAAAAACTTCACGACATGGCCGGAAATGGTCGGCAATGTGATCCCCTACATAGGCGGCGAGGAAGAGAAATCCGAGAAAGAACCCCTGCGGATATTCGGACATATTGAGGGGGGCGCGATAGTCCCGGCAAAAGAGCCGTCAATCTCCGCTCAGTGCATACGGATTCCCGTGCTTTACGGTCATACGGCGGCGGCGTTCGTGAAATTCCGCAAGAAGCCCGACAGCAAAGAGCAGTTAATCGACCTCCTGAATAACTTTGCGGGAATCCCTCAGCGCGAGAAACTTCCCACAGCCCCGGCGCAGTTCATAAAGTACATGGAAGAGGATAACCGCCCGCAGGTAGCACTTGATGTGAATTACGGCGGGGGAATGGGCGTTACAATCGGCAGACTCAGACCTGACACTATATATGACTGGAAATTTGTCGGACTCTCTCATAACACGCTCAGGGGTGCGGCAGGGGGCGCGGTTGAATGCGCTGAATTGCTCGTGAACATGAAATACATTGAGGCCAAATAG